In Alphaproteobacteria bacterium, one DNA window encodes the following:
- the ruvC gene encoding crossover junction endodeoxyribonuclease RuvC, with translation MKRAVIRIIGLDPGLRHTGWGLVELAGNQLRPVDCGVISGGVEAPMAERLQHLHDELTQVLRDLRPDEAAVEEIFVNCNPSSALKLGMARGAIMLVPARLGITISEYAATVVKKTVTGNGQADKTQVQSMVTLLLPGLPNIDSKDASDALAVAICHAHHRRSKEWG, from the coding sequence ATGAAGCGCGCCGTCATTCGCATCATTGGGTTGGACCCTGGCCTGCGCCATACCGGATGGGGCCTGGTGGAGCTGGCCGGCAACCAGTTGCGCCCCGTCGATTGCGGAGTCATCAGCGGCGGTGTCGAAGCACCGATGGCTGAACGTTTGCAGCATCTGCATGACGAGCTTACCCAAGTGCTTCGCGACCTACGCCCCGACGAGGCGGCGGTTGAAGAGATTTTTGTCAATTGCAATCCGTCCTCGGCCCTAAAACTGGGCATGGCACGCGGCGCGATCATGTTGGTTCCGGCCCGGCTTGGCATTACGATATCGGAATATGCAGCTACCGTGGTCAAAAAGACCGTGACCGGCAACGGCCAAGCCGACAAGACGCAGGTTCAGTCCATGGTGACCCTGTTGTTGCCGGGCCTGCCCAATATCGACTCCAAGGACGCCAGCGACGCCCTGGCCGTGGCCATCTGCCACGCACACCACCGTCGCAGCAAGGAATGGGGATGA
- the ruvB gene encoding Holliday junction branch migration DNA helicase RuvB, producing the protein MSGPKKPASPSRLVTATAQTGEETGPVSPALRPDRLGGFIGQRSLCENLRVFMTAACGRGQALDHVLLAGPPGLGKTTLAHIVAAEMGANLRATSGPLITRAGDLAALLTNLDPRDVLFIDEIHRLNPAVEEILYPAMEDFRLDVIIGTGPAARTVRLDLPPFTLVGATTRAGLVSRPLRERFGIPLRMNFYEPEELREIVTRGAVLLGIEMTEAGALEIARRSRGTPRIAMRLLRRVRDFASLEGPRPIDAPQADSALRRLEVDELGLDALDRRYLGLMAETYGGGPVGADTLAAAMAEQRDVIEDVIEPYLLQQGFIQRTPRGRMLTAPGWRYLGRTPPTGLALALPGLDAESEDDSPSALFASV; encoded by the coding sequence ATGAGCGGCCCTAAAAAACCCGCCTCTCCCAGCCGCCTGGTGACCGCCACGGCCCAAACGGGCGAGGAAACCGGCCCCGTCTCGCCCGCCTTGCGGCCCGATCGCCTGGGCGGGTTTATCGGCCAAAGATCCTTGTGCGAGAATTTGCGCGTCTTCATGACCGCCGCATGCGGTCGCGGCCAGGCTTTGGACCATGTGTTGCTGGCCGGTCCGCCCGGCCTGGGCAAGACCACTTTGGCGCATATCGTAGCGGCGGAGATGGGGGCCAATCTACGCGCGACCTCCGGCCCGCTGATCACCCGCGCCGGAGATTTGGCGGCCTTGCTGACCAATCTGGATCCGCGCGATGTTTTGTTCATCGACGAGATCCACCGCCTGAACCCGGCGGTCGAGGAAATCTTGTATCCGGCGATGGAGGATTTCCGCCTGGACGTGATTATCGGCACAGGACCGGCGGCACGCACCGTGCGTCTGGACCTGCCGCCCTTCACCTTGGTGGGCGCAACCACCCGCGCGGGATTGGTCAGCCGCCCCTTGCGCGAACGCTTTGGCATTCCCCTGCGCATGAATTTTTACGAGCCGGAGGAACTGCGCGAGATCGTCACGCGCGGCGCGGTCTTATTGGGCATCGAGATGACCGAGGCCGGCGCGTTGGAGATCGCCCGTCGCTCGCGCGGGACGCCGCGCATCGCCATGCGCTTGCTGCGCCGCGTGCGTGATTTTGCCAGCCTGGAAGGCCCCCGCCCCATCGACGCCCCCCAAGCCGACTCGGCCCTACGCCGCCTGGAGGTGGACGAATTGGGCCTGGATGCCCTGGACCGGAGGTATCTGGGACTGATGGCCGAGACCTATGGCGGCGGTCCCGTCGGCGCGGACACGTTGGCCGCCGCGATGGCCGAGCAACGCGACGTGATCGAAGACGTGATCGAGCCTTATCTGCTGCAGCAGGGATTCATTCAGCGCACGCCGCGCGGACGCATGCTGACAGCCCCCGGCTGGCGTTATCTGGGCCGCACCCCGCCCACAGGCTTAGCCCTGGCCCTGCCAGGCCTGGACGCGGAAAGCGAGGACGACTCGCCAAGTGCCTTGTTCGCAAGCGTATAA
- a CDS encoding transposase: MLFEGTADAQLVNHWTRDMLCKELNLNSTIIWDNAAFHKKKDLAAIATEYGHHILFLPPYSPDFNPVERDFANIKKRRQYAQPLTPLDHIVKCYGNYVA; this comes from the coding sequence ATGCTGTTTGAAGGAACAGCCGACGCCCAGCTTGTCAATCACTGGACGCGCGATATGCTCTGCAAAGAGTTGAACCTCAACTCAACCATCATCTGGGACAATGCGGCCTTCCACAAAAAGAAAGACCTAGCCGCCATCGCCACCGAATATGGCCATCACATCCTTTTCCTGCCGCCCTACAGTCCAGACTTCAATCCCGTCGAGCGTGACTTCGCCAATATCAAAAAACGCCGACAATATGCTCAGCCTCTCACACCTCTCGATCACATCGTCAAATGTTATGGAAATTATGTGGCTTGA
- a CDS encoding lytic transglycosylase domain-containing protein, whose translation MILVRKNVILRALGFSHHFGKALLAVLSLPLSLFVTAPAMAQSLSAQDTAIYREAFASFDAGRPGDALAQAARASDPTLAQVLVGFDMARPETQASFATMQDFLDRHSDWPWADDIRREADRRLPSGLPPQQVVSWFASAPAQSMTGLNRHVDALRQLGQDQAARDLVRLRWVDTNYGPEEERELRQRYGAWLRPSDHAARLDRLLWDGRSDAARRLFPLVSSGLRAVAEARLALSSESSRAIKTLAKVPASLSNQPGLVYERVRWARRKGQTRQAISWLARQPSHTDHESEWWTERHILIRRLLEQGSRSEAYRLAAAHGLTGGEDMVEAEFLAGWLALRSLNQPKVAWRHFDRLQRAAGSTSAQARAGYWLGRTAEAMGNADLAMAWYGKAAAWRVLFYGQLAGMKLSANPVLVAGQDPITQDDVNAFQGRFMVRAVRQLQQIRHQPDRARTLLRAVGMSSRDRAAYVQAVALAHEMGVPELAVRIARDGGQKGMMMPVEGYPTLRIPLPSRPEAPLIHAIIRQESGFQTDAKSHAGARGLMQLMPATARQTASRNGLDNDVSDPSDNIRLGSAHLAELIDSYGSYPLSIAAYNAGGGNVGSMLRQFGDPRGRGLEAMVDWIESIPIGETRNYVHRVMESLQVYRARLGGGRSTLGLERDLTGK comes from the coding sequence ATGATCCTGGTCAGAAAGAACGTGATCCTACGAGCATTAGGCTTTTCGCATCATTTCGGCAAGGCGTTGCTGGCGGTTTTGTCTTTGCCTCTGTCTTTGTTCGTGACTGCACCAGCCATGGCGCAAAGCCTCTCGGCCCAGGATACGGCCATATATCGTGAGGCTTTCGCGTCTTTCGATGCCGGACGGCCCGGCGATGCCTTGGCTCAGGCCGCGCGCGCCAGCGATCCGACCTTGGCCCAGGTTCTGGTTGGTTTCGATATGGCCCGTCCGGAAACCCAGGCTTCCTTTGCCACGATGCAGGATTTCCTGGACCGGCATTCCGATTGGCCCTGGGCCGACGACATCCGGCGCGAGGCCGATCGCCGTTTGCCTTCGGGATTGCCGCCGCAACAGGTGGTGTCTTGGTTCGCATCGGCGCCCGCACAAAGCATGACGGGCCTGAACCGCCATGTCGACGCGTTGCGTCAGTTGGGTCAAGACCAGGCGGCGCGTGATCTGGTGCGCTTGCGCTGGGTGGATACCAATTACGGCCCCGAGGAAGAACGAGAGCTGCGTCAGCGTTACGGCGCGTGGCTGCGTCCATCCGATCATGCCGCGCGTTTGGATCGCCTGTTATGGGATGGACGCTCGGATGCGGCGCGTCGCTTGTTTCCCCTCGTATCATCGGGGTTGCGCGCCGTTGCCGAGGCGCGTCTGGCTTTGTCTTCGGAAAGTTCGCGGGCGATCAAGACTCTGGCCAAGGTTCCTGCCTCTTTAAGCAACCAACCCGGCTTGGTGTATGAGCGGGTGCGCTGGGCGCGCCGTAAGGGGCAGACACGTCAGGCCATTTCGTGGCTGGCACGGCAACCCTCTCATACCGATCACGAAAGCGAGTGGTGGACCGAAAGACATATTCTGATCCGCCGCCTTCTGGAGCAAGGCTCACGAAGCGAGGCCTATCGCTTGGCCGCTGCGCATGGCCTGACCGGCGGCGAAGATATGGTTGAGGCGGAGTTCCTGGCCGGATGGTTGGCTCTTCGCAGTCTGAACCAACCCAAAGTGGCATGGCGGCATTTCGATCGTCTGCAACGCGCGGCGGGTAGCACCTCGGCCCAGGCCCGGGCGGGATATTGGTTGGGGCGCACCGCCGAGGCCATGGGCAACGCCGATTTGGCGATGGCTTGGTATGGCAAGGCGGCGGCTTGGCGGGTGCTGTTTTACGGACAATTGGCGGGGATGAAGCTATCGGCCAATCCTGTCCTTGTCGCCGGGCAAGACCCCATCACCCAAGATGACGTCAACGCCTTCCAGGGCCGCTTTATGGTACGCGCCGTGCGGCAGCTGCAGCAGATACGCCACCAGCCTGACCGCGCCCGCACTCTGCTGCGCGCGGTGGGGATGAGCAGTCGTGACCGGGCCGCCTATGTCCAGGCGGTCGCCTTGGCGCACGAAATGGGTGTGCCTGAATTGGCCGTGCGCATCGCGCGCGATGGCGGACAAAAAGGCATGATGATGCCGGTCGAGGGCTATCCTACCTTGCGTATTCCTTTGCCATCTCGCCCCGAAGCGCCTTTGATCCACGCGATCATCCGTCAGGAAAGCGGCTTTCAGACCGATGCCAAAAGCCACGCCGGTGCGCGCGGTTTGATGCAATTGATGCCGGCCACGGCGCGTCAAACGGCCAGTCGCAACGGGTTGGATAACGACGTATCCGACCCCTCCGACAATATCCGTCTGGGCAGCGCCCATTTGGCGGAGCTGATCGATTCCTATGGTTCCTATCCGCTGTCCATCGCCGCCTATAACGCCGGTGGAGGGAATGTTGGTTCCATGCTGCGCCAATTTGGCGATCCACGCGGACGCGGCCTTGAGGCCATGGTGGATTGGATCGAGTCGATCCCTATTGGCGAGACCCGCAATTACGTCCATCGGGTGATGGAATCCTTGCAAGTGTATCGCGCGCGTTTGGGCGGAGGTCGTTCGACGTTGGGCTTAGAGCGTGATTTGACAGGAAAGTAA
- the smpB gene encoding SsrA-binding protein SmpB: MAADPKKTTRFKAQKQAAQNRRATFDYVIEEKLETGIVLTGTEVKTLRQGRASLADAFAGEMKGALYLFNAYIPEYGQAGAHLQHEPRRPRALLVHRRERDKLLGAVRRDGMTLVPLSIQFNKRGLAKVILALAKGKNKADKRASVRDREWSREKNRLMRDKG; this comes from the coding sequence ATGGCCGCTGACCCCAAGAAAACGACGCGCTTCAAGGCGCAGAAGCAAGCGGCCCAAAATCGCCGCGCGACTTTCGACTATGTCATCGAGGAAAAGTTGGAGACGGGCATCGTCCTGACCGGCACCGAAGTCAAAACCCTGCGCCAAGGCCGCGCCAGTTTGGCCGATGCCTTCGCGGGCGAGATGAAGGGCGCTTTGTATCTGTTCAACGCCTATATCCCCGAATACGGCCAGGCCGGAGCGCATCTACAACATGAACCCCGCCGTCCCCGCGCTTTATTGGTGCATCGGCGCGAGAGGGACAAGCTGCTGGGCGCGGTGCGGCGCGATGGCATGACCCTGGTGCCCCTGTCCATACAGTTCAACAAGCGCGGCCTGGCCAAGGTCATCCTGGCTTTGGCCAAAGGCAAGAACAAAGCCGACAAACGCGCCTCCGTCCGCGATCGTGAATGGTCACGCGAAAAGAACAGATTGATGCGGGATAAAGGTTAA
- the ruvA gene encoding Holliday junction branch migration protein RuvA, with the protein MIGKLTGRLDSAQGGTALIDVGGVGYVVACPARVVAELGGAGADVSLLIETQVREDAISLYGFADSTEREVFRLLQTVQGVGARVALALLSAHPPARLATAVATEDKAALSMAEGVGPKLAARLVTELRERLPGLVSVAPISTAARVGLAGTEPSAAQGVLADAVSALVGLGYRRPEAFAAASAIYVSLGEGAALDDVLRASLKRLAA; encoded by the coding sequence ATGATCGGCAAACTCACCGGACGTTTGGATTCGGCCCAAGGCGGCACGGCCCTGATCGATGTGGGCGGGGTAGGGTATGTGGTCGCATGCCCGGCGCGGGTGGTGGCCGAGCTGGGCGGCGCGGGCGCGGATGTCAGCCTGTTGATCGAAACCCAAGTGCGCGAGGACGCCATCAGCCTTTATGGCTTTGCCGACTCCACCGAGCGCGAGGTGTTTCGTCTGTTGCAAACCGTGCAAGGCGTGGGGGCGCGGGTGGCCTTGGCGTTGCTGAGCGCCCATCCCCCGGCGCGATTGGCGACGGCGGTGGCAACCGAGGACAAGGCCGCGCTGAGCATGGCCGAAGGCGTCGGCCCCAAATTGGCCGCGCGATTGGTGACGGAATTGAGGGAAAGACTGCCGGGCCTGGTCTCGGTCGCGCCCATATCGACTGCCGCCCGTGTGGGGCTGGCCGGTACCGAGCCATCCGCCGCCCAAGGCGTCTTGGCGGATGCCGTCTCGGCCCTGGTGGGGCTGGGATATAGGCGGCCCGAGGCTTTCGCGGCGGCCAGTGCCATCTATGTCAGCCTTGGCGAAGGCGCGGCGTTGGATGACGTGCTGCGCGCCAGCCTCAAGAGGTTGGCGGCATGA